Proteins encoded by one window of Serratia nevei:
- a CDS encoding LacI family DNA-binding transcriptional regulator, with translation MVTLEDVAALAGVSRATVSRVVNGDSNVKAPTREKVERAVAQLGYTPNPAARALASSHSNTLGLVTTSYRGGFFGALMDFVQTEAESHGKQLLVTQGRNSAENEWQAIQRLFSLRCDGVILHVRFLSDDRLRQLAAEQRDFVLLDRLVPGLEARCVTFDHPLASRMATQQLLDAGHRRIACISGPRERPSSRLRLQGFEEAMQAANIEPVACLEGVYDLESGYRCADRLLQQASRPSAIYCCNEEMAIGALLAINEHRLRVPQDISLICYDSGERAPFVRPALSSVHFPISEMAQYAARRLIDPATPAHRFEPTIVNRDSIVTARK, from the coding sequence ATGGTGACACTGGAAGATGTCGCGGCGCTGGCGGGCGTTTCGCGCGCCACCGTATCGCGCGTGGTGAACGGCGACAGCAACGTCAAGGCGCCGACCCGCGAGAAGGTTGAACGCGCCGTCGCCCAGCTCGGTTATACCCCCAACCCGGCGGCCCGCGCGCTCGCCTCCAGCCACAGCAATACCCTCGGACTAGTCACCACGTCGTACCGCGGCGGCTTCTTCGGCGCGCTGATGGACTTCGTGCAGACCGAGGCCGAATCCCACGGCAAACAGCTGCTGGTGACCCAGGGCCGCAACAGCGCCGAAAACGAATGGCAGGCGATACAGCGGCTATTTAGCCTGCGCTGCGACGGCGTGATCCTGCACGTGCGTTTTCTCAGCGACGATCGGCTGCGCCAATTGGCGGCGGAACAACGTGATTTCGTGTTGCTCGATCGTCTGGTACCGGGGCTGGAAGCCCGCTGTGTCACCTTCGATCACCCGCTCGCCAGCCGCATGGCGACGCAGCAACTGCTCGATGCCGGGCACCGGCGCATCGCCTGCATCAGCGGCCCGCGTGAGCGCCCGTCGAGCCGCCTGCGGCTGCAGGGGTTTGAAGAGGCAATGCAGGCGGCGAATATCGAACCGGTGGCCTGCCTGGAGGGCGTCTACGATCTGGAAAGCGGTTACCGCTGCGCCGATCGACTGCTGCAGCAAGCCTCGCGGCCCAGCGCCATCTACTGCTGCAACGAAGAGATGGCGATCGGCGCGCTGCTGGCGATCAACGAGCACCGCCTGCGGGTACCGCAGGATATCTCCTTGATCTGCTACGACAGCGGCGAACGCGCGCCTTTCGTGCGCCCGGCGTTGAGCAGCGTCCATTTTCCCATCAGCGAGATGGCCCAATACGCGGCGCGCAGGCTGATCGACCCCGCCACCCCGGCGCACCGGTTTGAGCCGACGATAGTCAACCGTGATTCC